A region of the Desulfofalx alkaliphila DSM 12257 genome:
TGGTCGATAATTGGTTTGACAGGATCCATTACCCTAGCTTTTCTTTGCTTAATATGACCCACCGTAGGGTTCCAATCTTCCTTTTCTACATATTTCTTTGCC
Encoded here:
- a CDS encoding sigma factor-like helix-turn-helix DNA-binding protein, with translation MLKVAEIDYIRFLANTKGLSYAEIARQLGVDPRTAKKYVEKEDWNPTVGHIKQRKARVMDPVKPIID